The Juglans microcarpa x Juglans regia isolate MS1-56 chromosome 2S, Jm3101_v1.0, whole genome shotgun sequence genome has a window encoding:
- the LOC121252374 gene encoding probable L-type lectin-domain containing receptor kinase VII.2 — MASPTMPLLPAITLLILLGSTSATEFIFNTNFSSTNLLLFGNSTIQSSILAITDDTVFSIGRALYPSKIPTKSANSSAPLPFSTSFIFSIAEVANFLPGHGLAFLFAPSTDINGTSSSQHLGLFNLTNDASSSNHVFAIEFDVFKNQEFNDIDDNHVGVDVNTLTSFASYTAGFWTGQDGEVFEELDLNSGENYQVWIDFVDSRVNVSMAVAGMGRPRKPLISEFVNLSSVLLDEMYVGFCASTGQLVESHKILAWSFSNSNFSIGDALVTTNLPSFAPPKRSIFGSKGFIVGVSVGGFFVVGCVILVYVILSRRKRMKDKETAGMEDWELEYWPHRIGYQDIYAATNGFSEKNVIGFGGDGKVYKGVLQGVEVAVKRIPHESEHGMAEFVAEVSSLGRLKHRNLVGLRGWCKNEIGRLILVYDYMENGSLDKRIFECDESLMLSWQERMKVLKDVAGGISYLHEGWEAKVLHRDIKASNVLLDKDMNARLGDFGLARIHHHGQLASTTRVVGTVGYMAPEVVRTGRASTQTDVFGFGILVLEVVCGRRPIEEGKPGLVESVWRLMDRRELHLALDERLKSKGGYSIEEVESMLHLGLLCAYPDPSVRPPMRQVVKVLEGPNQGTEPDREAMSMNLFDRIRATAMSSNFSQIVGGRHPTFDEIIKSFSWSAAHSASDSILAGR, encoded by the coding sequence ATGGCTTCCCCAACTATGCCTCTCCTCCCTGCCATAACTCTTTTAATCCTCCTCGGTTCAACTTCGGCAACTGAGTTCATCTTCAACACCAACTTCAGCTCCACCAACCTCCTCCTCTTTGGCAACTCCACCATCCAATCCTCCATTCTCGCCATCACTGATGACACCGTCTTCTCCATAGGCCGTGCCTTGTACCCTTCCAAAATCCCCACAAAATCCGCCAACTCCTCTGCGCCTCTCCCCTTCTCAACCTCCTTCATTTTCTCCATCGCAGAAGTCGCGAACTTCCTTCCCGGCCATGGCCTTGCCTTTCTATTTGCCCCCTCTACAGATATAAACGGCACAAGTTCCTCGCAGCATCTGGGTCTTTTCAATTTAACCAATGATGCGAGCTCCAGTAACCATGTGTTTGCGATCGAGTTCGATGTTTTCAAGAATCAAGAATTCAACGATATAGATGATAATCATGTCGGTGTGGACGTAAATACGCTCACGTCTTTTGCTTCATATACAGCGGGGTTTTGGACCGGACAAGATGGTGAAGTGTTTGAGGAGCTTGACCTTAATAGTGGGGAGAACTATCAAGTGTGGATTGACTTTGTGGATTCACGGGTTAATGTTTCTATGGCTGTGGCGGGCATGGGAAGACCTCGAAAGCCTTTGATAAGTGAGTTTGTTAATCTCTCTAGCGTTCTTTTGGATGAGATGTATGTAGGATTTTGCGCATCAACCGGGCAATTGGTTGAGAGTCACAAGATATTGGCTTGGAGCTTTAGCAATTCAAATTTCTCGATCGGTGATGCTTTGGTGACAACAAATTTACCTTCGTTTGCGCCTCCCAAAAGGTCGATTTTTGGATCAAAAGGGTTTATTGTGGGGGTTAGTGTTGGTGGCTTTTTTGTAGTTGGGTGTGTAATTTTGGTGTATGTGATTTTGtctagaagaaaaagaatgaaagataaAGAAACGGCGGGAATGGAAGATTGGGAATTGGAATATTGGCCACATCGGATTGGTTACCAAGACATCTATGCTGCAACAAACGGCTTTTCTGAAAAAAATGTCATTGGATTTGGAGGGGATGGGAAGGTCTACAAAGGGGTTTTGCAAGGTGTAGAAGTCGCAGTAAAGAGAATCCCTCACGAGAGTGAACATGGGATGGCTGAGTTTGTTGCTGAGGTTTCAAGTCTGGGGAGATTGAAGCATAGGAACTTGGTAGGATTGAGAGGTTGGTGCAAGAATGAGATAGGCAGATTGATCTTGGTCTACGATTATATGGAAAATGGAAGTTTGGACAAGAGGATTTTTGAGTGTGATGAGAGCCTAATGTTGAGTTGGCAAGAGAGGATGAAGGTTTTAAAAGATGTGGCTGGTGGGATTTCATATTTGCATGAGGGTTGGGAAGCTAAAGTCTTGCATAGAGACATTAAGGCAAGCAATGTGCTACTTGATAAGGATATGAATGCTAGGTTGGGGGATTTTGGGTTAGCCCGAATTCACCATCATGGCCAATTGGCTAGCACAACAAGAGTAGTTGGTACCGTTGGATACATGGCACCAGAAGTTGTTCGAACTGGTCGAGCCTCCACTCAAACTGATGTGTTTGGTTTTGGGATATTGGTTCTAGAGGTTGTGTGCGGGAGAAGGCCCATTGAAGAGGGAAAGCCAGGGTTGGTTGAATCGGTATGGAGGCTAATGGATAGAAGAGAGCTGCATCTTGCTCTAGATGAGCGGCTAAAGTCGAAGGGTGGTTATAGCATTGAGGAAGTTGAGAGTATGCTTCATCTGGGTTTGTTGTGTGCCTATCCAGACCCTAGTGTTAGGCCTCCAATGAGGCAAGTTGTGAAGGTGTTGGAGGGACCAAATCAGGGCACTGAGCCTGATAGGGAGGCAATGTCGATGAATTTGTTTGACAGAATTAGAGCAACTGCAATGTCATCTAATTTTAGCCAGATCGTTGGTGGCAGACACCCTACATTTGATGAAATTATCAAGTCATTTTCTTGGTCTGCTGCACATTCTGCCTCAGACAGCATTCTAGCAGGCCGGTGA